One genomic segment of Arachis duranensis cultivar V14167 chromosome 4, aradu.V14167.gnm2.J7QH, whole genome shotgun sequence includes these proteins:
- the LOC107484154 gene encoding WUSCHEL-related homeobox 1 translates to MSSHSFSNLFHSSTTTTTPNSSTTTLLDSIVATPKHQLTACICTHCNHLLTFNPAGHGVEQGTNNNNNNNNVQSHHHQLQQGTRWSPTPIQLLVLEELYRQGTKTPSAEQIQQIASQLRRFGKIEGKNVFYWFQNHKARERQKRRRREMEETTAAASAKGLKETGCEVKETKKWASTSNCNGGGGHAVQESMSAVDISEKESNGWNEFEERVLRRNRSERQAKYFNIPSINIAATASVASQITHNIQLLSTHHHPQHHNYNNKQDNNSSHPRTLELFPIHKNHDDDDDIISFSDRNSNKLCANASMEEALSCDQFFEFLPLRN, encoded by the exons ATGTCTTCTCATTCGTTCAGTAACCTCTTCCACTCTTCCACAACCACCACTACTCCAAACTCCTCAACAACTACCCTTCTTGATTCCATTGTTGCAACCCCAAAACATCAACTCACTGCTTGTATTTGCACCCATTGTAACCATCTCCTCACTTTCAATCCTGCAG GTCATGGTGTGGAGCAAgggacaaataataataataataataataatgtgcaatctcatcatcatcaacttcaacaagGAACAAGGTGGAGTCCAACGCCAATTCAGTTATTGGTGCTTGAGGAGTTGTATAGGCAAGGAACCAAGACTCCGTCGGCCGAGCAAATCCAGCAGATAGCTTCTCAGCTGCGACGCTTCGGCAAGATCGAAGGCAAGAATGTCTTCTACTGGTTTCAGAATCACAAGGCCAGGGAGCGCCAGAAGCGTCGCCGCCGCGAGATGGAGGAAACTACTGCTGCTGCTTCTGCCAAAG GGTTGAAAGAGACAGGTTGTGAAGTTAAAGAGACAAAGAAGTGGGCATCCACTTCAAACTGCAATGGTGGTGGTGGACATGCAGTTCAG GAATCTATGAGTGCAGTTGATATATCAGAAAAGGAGTCAAATGGTTGGAATGAATTTGAAGAGAGAGTTTTGAGGAGAAACAGATCTGAGAGACAGGCTAAGTACTTTAACATTCCCTCCATTAACATTGCAGCAACTGCTTCCGTAGCTTCACAGATAACTCATAACATTCAACTTCTAAgtactcatcatcatcctcaacATCACAACTACAATAATAAACAAGACAATAATTCGTCTCATCCTCGAACCCTTGAGCTTTTCCCAATTCACAAGaaccatgatgatgatgatgacatcATTTCTTTCTCGGACAGGAATTCCAACAAGCTATGTGCCAATGCGTCCATGGAAGAAGCCCTTAGCTGTGACCAGTTTTTTGAGTTTCTTCCATTAAGGAACTGA